The following are from one region of the Cyanobium gracile PCC 6307 genome:
- a CDS encoding form I ribulose bisphosphate carboxylase large subunit, with the protein MSKKYDAGVKEYRDTYWTPDYVPLDTDLLACFKCTGQEGVPKEEVAAAVAAESSTGTWSTVWSELLTDLDFYKGRCYRIEDVPGDKESFYAFIAYPLDLFEEGSVTNVLTSLVGNVFGFKALRHLRLEDIRFPMAFIKTCPGPPNGIHVERDRMNKYGRPLLGCTIKPKLGLSGKNYGRVVYECLRGGLDFTKDDENINSQPFQRWQNRFEFVAEAVQLAQEETGEKKGHYLNCTAATPEEMYERAEFAKELGQPIIMHDYITGGFTANTGLSKWCRKNGMLLHIHRAMHAVIDRHPKHGIHFRVLAKCLRLSGGDQLHTGTVVGKLEGDRQTTLGFIDQLRESFIPEDRTRGNFFDQDWGSMPGVFAVASGGIHVWHMPALVAIFGDDSVLQFGGGTHGHPWGSAAGAAANRVALEACVKARNAGREIEKEGRDILTEAAKHSPELAIALETWKEIKFEFDTVDKLDVG; encoded by the coding sequence ATGAGCAAGAAGTACGACGCCGGGGTCAAGGAGTACCGCGACACTTACTGGACTCCCGATTACGTCCCCCTCGACACCGACCTGCTGGCCTGCTTCAAGTGCACCGGCCAGGAAGGTGTGCCCAAGGAAGAGGTGGCTGCCGCCGTGGCCGCCGAGTCCTCCACCGGCACCTGGTCCACTGTGTGGTCCGAGCTCCTCACCGATCTCGACTTCTACAAGGGCCGCTGCTACCGCATCGAAGACGTCCCTGGTGACAAGGAGTCCTTCTACGCGTTCATCGCCTACCCCCTCGACCTGTTTGAGGAAGGCTCCGTGACCAACGTGCTCACCTCCCTGGTGGGCAACGTGTTCGGCTTCAAGGCCCTGCGCCACCTGCGCCTGGAAGACATCCGCTTCCCGATGGCCTTCATCAAGACCTGCCCCGGCCCGCCGAACGGCATCCACGTCGAACGCGACCGGATGAACAAGTACGGCCGTCCCCTGCTGGGTTGCACCATCAAGCCGAAGCTGGGCCTGTCCGGCAAGAACTACGGCCGGGTGGTCTACGAATGCCTCCGCGGCGGTCTCGACTTCACCAAGGACGACGAGAACATCAACTCCCAGCCCTTCCAGCGCTGGCAGAACCGTTTTGAGTTCGTGGCCGAAGCCGTCCAGCTTGCCCAGGAAGAAACCGGCGAGAAGAAGGGGCACTACCTCAACTGCACCGCCGCCACTCCCGAGGAGATGTACGAGCGGGCCGAGTTCGCCAAGGAACTCGGGCAGCCGATCATCATGCACGACTACATCACCGGTGGCTTCACCGCCAACACCGGTCTGTCGAAGTGGTGCCGCAAGAACGGCATGCTGCTCCACATCCACCGCGCCATGCACGCGGTGATCGACCGCCATCCCAAGCACGGCATCCACTTCCGGGTGCTGGCCAAGTGCCTGCGCCTCTCCGGCGGCGACCAGCTGCACACCGGCACCGTGGTGGGCAAGCTCGAGGGTGACCGTCAGACCACCCTGGGCTTCATCGACCAGCTGCGCGAATCCTTCATTCCCGAAGACCGCACCCGCGGCAACTTCTTCGATCAGGACTGGGGTTCGATGCCCGGCGTCTTCGCCGTGGCCTCCGGCGGCATCCACGTGTGGCACATGCCCGCCCTGGTCGCCATCTTCGGTGACGACTCCGTGCTCCAGTTCGGTGGTGGCACCCACGGTCACCCCTGGGGTTCGGCCGCCGGCGCCGCCGCCAACCGGGTGGCCCTCGAAGCCTGCGTCAAGGCCCGCAACGCCGGCCGCGAGATCGAGAAGGAAGGCCGCGACATCCTCACGGAAGCCGCCAAGCACAGCCCCGAGCTGGCCATCGCCCTCGAGACCTGGAAGGAAATCAAGTTCGAGTTCGACACCGTCGACAAGCTCGACGTCGGCTGA
- a CDS encoding P-II family nitrogen regulator, with the protein MKRIDLFLSERELNRVCRTITAAGAKGYSVMRHVTGMGPSGEISEAMDFSGLGANAHVIVFVEDELLGAVGTALRPLLKRYGGVGFVSSAEPL; encoded by the coding sequence ATGAAGCGCATTGATCTCTTTCTCAGCGAGCGGGAACTGAACCGTGTCTGCCGCACCATCACTGCGGCCGGGGCGAAGGGCTATTCGGTGATGCGGCATGTCACCGGCATGGGTCCCTCGGGTGAGATCTCCGAAGCGATGGATTTCAGCGGGCTGGGGGCCAATGCCCACGTGATCGTGTTCGTGGAGGACGAGCTGCTCGGCGCGGTGGGCACCGCCCTGCGACCCCTGCTGAAGCGCTACGGCGGGGTGGGCTTCGTCTCCAGCGCCGAGCCGCTCTGA
- a CDS encoding ribulose bisphosphate carboxylase small subunit, whose protein sequence is MPFKSTVGDYQTVATLETFGFLPPMTQDEIYDQIAYIIAQGWSPLVEHVHPSRSMATYWSYWKLPFFGEKDLGVIVNELESCHRAYPDHHVRLVGYDAYTQSQGACFVVFEGR, encoded by the coding sequence ATGCCCTTCAAGAGCACCGTGGGTGACTATCAAACAGTCGCCACCCTGGAGACCTTCGGCTTCCTCCCGCCGATGACCCAGGACGAGATCTACGACCAGATCGCCTACATCATTGCCCAGGGCTGGAGTCCCCTGGTCGAGCACGTCCACCCCAGCCGCTCCATGGCCACCTACTGGTCGTACTGGAAGCTGCCCTTCTTCGGTGAGAAGGATCTCGGTGTGATCGTCAACGAACTGGAGTCCTGCCACCGGGCCTACCCCGACCACCACGTGCGCCTCGTCGGTTACGACGCCTACACCCAGAGCCAGGGCGCCTGCTTCGTCGTGTTCGAAGGCCGCTGA
- a CDS encoding BMC domain-containing protein, translated as MANETMGIALGMIETRGLVPAIEAADAMTKAAEVRLIGREFVGGGYVTVLVRGETGAVNAAVRAGADACERVGDGLVAAHIIARPHREVEPALNSSFGLGSKD; from the coding sequence ATGGCAAACGAAACCATGGGCATCGCCCTCGGCATGATCGAGACACGCGGTCTGGTGCCCGCCATCGAAGCGGCGGACGCCATGACCAAAGCCGCCGAGGTGCGCCTCATCGGTCGCGAATTCGTCGGTGGCGGCTACGTGACCGTCCTGGTGCGGGGTGAAACCGGTGCCGTGAACGCCGCCGTCCGTGCCGGCGCCGATGCCTGCGAGCGGGTGGGCGACGGCCTGGTGGCCGCCCACATCATCGCCCGTCCCCACCGCGAGGTGGAGCCGGCGCTGAACAGCAGCTTCGGCCTGGGATCGAAGGACTGA